From Euwallacea similis isolate ESF13 chromosome 11, ESF131.1, whole genome shotgun sequence, the proteins below share one genomic window:
- the Remo gene encoding adhesion G protein-coupled receptor A3 isoform X2: MLIPGKMDRRFLNCLLLVLCLGTSGVLGQDYVCSKKCTCKLNSQRDGGNYLKMTCGETEKVSHLDELELLNIAADLVQLNLSNNNLKSFTPKVELIALQKLNLSVNQITDLKPYQFKETPKLKRLDLSENGLKHIDLKAFEGLRDLERLKLNHNELLTVTFGTFDSLVSLRQLDISFNPLHCDCSLLWILDYSVKQSVKLMSNPKCSSIFKGTPMRKLKVGVDIHCKSASHDNLLPLLDLKPENNQVVFEGDSLKLQCKAPAINDATNDSKLEWLWLDSHPNFPDVSMVNDFLPNPGIIVSVLYIKRLTRSHTGIWTCLYTSVQGNHSKSTTILVISEDTRYCSIITTKDNKGIYVWPKTVVNHTVTLPCNFKNDYYNTTYQTASYYCSENATWQLLDTSHCSYISDTTRILEGFSKVNSSVLESARHLKEFTSNYSIYQDVMDLVYTVEAVENYSILQPSELLGNILIDVLNNLMPLPWTYLMMSDVRFGSCRKMVGLLESIAVTHPGTSFQRENFVVEAFPSVKESFPGIKCTWFRNDLNPLDSLFSCSTNNNMPDSSVLQDKNVETSVILPDSVFVQTKNEVAGEIKNSYNVVVSMYSSSKFFPIDQSKVGKEGVTSAIVGVKIVGPAYAEPSHPIIVTIRAPHSTSYEVTPFTPVYWDQVSMRWSNQGCHFGQHWQDHVVFSCNKLGYYGLMQDVTYSNITGTYRGLFRFSHPAIYVGNVILFTSLLVAILTYILGFVAIQMPKKAKHCLVNTWTSIALLSFIYTFGIYQTEDQRLCQIVGLILHYLTLCVLLWICVALNSMYKRLSKNSDSILQDDDLPSEQPIKKPLMGLYLVGWGVGLIVCGLSAAINVREYGSYSHCFLRTGPALSAVYVPFAILFIFMVVLFLLVRCSISSLDLSHGGHLSEGTQATEHVDLDLLEPSFPQQDGQSVRSYSSKTASSETEDSERSPLAQLKAHVIFLFLFLFTWLSCAFATVPPLGLVSYEADLFSGAYIICATTLSAFTLFFYCVARNDVRTLWMSMFRWMRRKRLLRPRTVSDTPPRVQIQPLPLPPISNSDAQAMSRSSSRSSGPAKTNSLKGAAAVDLNGSLSDRPSAEGGAKINNVNLIALHRAHYRSNVVPHIIENPTNAAEVFYNPHQSTVARKFFRRQRRDMMKRNNLQTKPPRDVNSDATSVFSEPRPVKNKNAEQNMFGTNSKVNNTNIHVEHIRKSQRKNPNIFSDSGDEFERLSDVRMEKIVINAERLRKKEISRNKTRKKSNLTEESGPAAQMRTVSQQCTLEYSSENPLSDSILDKSDLLSPLSPIKPLPAALMHVQKVLGAESRSTPMETSGTTDNTAHLSTRRENSPVEEVHHYAEIEELRSSESTIRGGRFGLGEKNSPLARLRSPSNFSRTSSASATDIDELYQQIRRGPLPLKIRQGCHFNAEPAQPQRAYSSPFLSDSEITGFTDGGDRPQTYFEEDVSSVDVETTV; encoded by the exons ATGCTTATACCAGGCAAAATGGACCGCAGATTcctaaattgtttattattggtGCTATGCCTTGGGACAAGTGGTGTTTTGGGGCAAGATTATGTCTGTTCGAAGAAGTGCACCTGTAAACTGAATTCGCAAAGAGATGGAGGAAACTATTTGAAAATGACTTGCGGAGAAACTGAGAAAGTTTCCCATTTGGACGAATTGGAGTTGCTCAATATTGCTGCGGATTTAGTTCAATT GAATTtgtcaaataataatttaaaatcattcaCCCCCAAGGTGGAACTAATTGCATTACAAAAGTT gaatttgaGTGTAAATCAAATCACAGATTTAAAGCCATATCAATTCAAAGAAACACCTAAATTGAAAAGACTTGATTTGTCTGAAAATGGTCTCAAACACATAGACTTAAAGGCCTTTGAGGGGTTGAGAGATTTAGAAAGACTGAAACTAAACCATAATGAGCTTTTAACTGTGACTTTTGGAACATTCGATTCTTTAGTGAGTCTCAGGCAACT TGATATATCATTCAATCCCTTGCACTGTGACTGCAGCCTTCTCTGGATTTTAGACTATTCAGTGAAACAATCAGTAAAATTAATGTCAAATCCTAAATGTAGCAGTATCTTCAAGGGCACTCCCATGCGTAAACTTAAGGTTGGGGTTGATATTCATTGCAAATCTGCATCTCATGACAATCTTCTGCCTTTGTTGGACTTGAAACCGGAAAACAATCAGGTGGTTTTTGAGGGGGATTCTTTGAAGTTGCAGTGCAAAGCACCTGCCATTAATGACGCCACTAATGACTCGAA ATTGGAATGGTTGTGGCTTGATTCACACCCCAATTTTCCTGATGTTTCAATGGTTAATGATTTTCTTCCCAATCCTGGAATTATTGTGAGTGTTCTCTATATTAAAAGGTTGACCAGATCTCATACAGGAATTTGGACATGTTTGTATACATCAGTACAGGGAAATCATTCAAAGAGCACtacaattttagttatttctgAGGACACAAG GTACTGCTCTATCATCACCACAAAAGACAACAAGGGCATTTATGTTTGGCCCAAAACTGTGGTAAATCACACAGTAACTCTGCCTTGCAACTTTAAAAATGACTATTATAACACCACCTATCAAACTGCCTCATATTACTGCTCAGAAAACGCTACCTGGCAACTTCTGGACACCTCACATTGTTCCTATATATCAGACACCACCCGCATCTTGGAAGGCTTTTCCAAAGTCAACTCTAGTGTACTAGAAAGCGCACGCCATCTCAAGGAATTTACTTCAAATTACAGCATTTATCAAGATGTAATGGATTTGGTTTACACAGTGGAGGCAGTGGAGAATTACAGCATATTGCAGCCTAGTGAATTGTTgggcaatattttaattgatgttCTTAACAATTTAATGCCACTGCCTTGGACATATTTGATGATGAGTGATGTGCGATTTGGAAGCTGTAGAAAGATGGTGGGATTATTGGAGAGTATCGCTGTTACTCATCCGGGTACCTCGTTTCAGCGG gaaaatttcgtCGTGGAAGCCTTTCCGAGCGTCAAAGAAAGTTTCCCTGGCATAAAGTGTACTTGGTTCCGCAACGATTTGAACCCTCTGGACTCGCTTTTCTCTTGCAGCACTAACAACAACATGCCTGATTCCTCAGTTTTGCaagataaaaatgttgaaacttCGGTTATTCTGCCTGACAGCGTCTTTGTACAAACGAAAAATGag GTGGCTggggaaattaaaaattcatacaaCGTCGTAGTTTCGATGTATTCATCAAGCAAATTCTTCCCCATTGATCAAAGCAAAGTGGGCAAGGAAGGGGTTACTTCTGCAATTGTGGGAGTAAAAATCG TTGGACCTGCTTATGCAGAGCCTTCGCACCCTATTATTGTGACAATACGTGCTCCTCATTCCACTTCATACGAAGTAACCCCGTTTACCCCTGTGTATTGGGACCAGGTTTCAATGCGGTGGTCTAATCAAGGCTGCCATTTCGGTCAACATTGGCAGGACCACGTGGTGTTTTCGTGCAACAAATTGGGCTATTACGGGCTGATGCAGGACGTCACATATTCAAATATTACT GGTACATATCGAGGTCTCTTCAGGTTCTCGCACCCTGCAATTTATGTAGGTAACGTGATTTTGTTCACGTCCTTGTTGGTTGCCATTTTAACATACATTCTGGGATTTGTGGCGATTCAAATGCCAAAAAAAGCGAAGCATTGTCTGGTCAACACATGGACTTCGATAGCCCTCTTAAGTTTCATTTACACATTCGGTATTTACCAGACTGAGGACCAGAGATTGTGCCAAATTGTAGgattaattttacattatttaaccTTATGCGTTTTACTTTGGATCTGCGTTGCCCTCAATTCTATGTACAAGCGATTGAGCAAGAATTCTGACTCAATCCTACAG GACGATGATCTGCCCAGTGAACAACCAATTAAAAAACCCTTAATGGGACTCTATCTGGTGGGGTGGGGGGTGGGTTTGATAGTTTGCGGTTTATCTGCGGCGATAAATGTGCGCGAGTATGGCTCTTATTCTCATTGTTTCCTGCGTACAGGGCCCGCATTAAGCGCTGTTTACGTCCCCTTTGCCATCCTCTTCATTTTCATGGTTGTCCTTTTTTTATTGGTCCGATGTTCCATTAGTAGTTTGGACTTATCACATGGAGGTCATTTGAGTGAAG GCACTCAGGCCACTGAACACGTGGACCTCGATTTGCTTGAACCAAGTTTCCCACAACAGGATGGCCAGAGTGTGCGCAGTTATTCGTCGAAAACAGCTTCTAGTGAAACTGAGGACAGCGAAAGATCACCGTTGGCCCAATTGAAGGCGCACGTTATCTTTCTGTTTCTGTTTCTGTTCACATGGTTGAGTTGTGCTTTTGCTACGGTGCCCCCTCTTGGATTAGTGTCGTATGAGGCGGATTTGTTCAGCGGCGCTTACATCATCTGCGCCACTACTTTGAGCGCGTTTACGCTATTCTTTTACTGCGTGGCCAGGAACGATGTGAGAACCTTGTGGATGTCCATGTTTCG atGGATGCGTCGCAAACGACTTTTGCGTCCGCGCACAGTCTCGGACACTCCCCCAAGGGTGCAAATACAACCCTTACCACTACCTCCTATCTCTAATAGTGATGCCCAGGCCATGTCTCGGTCCTCCAGCAGGAGTTCCGGGCCTGCCAAGACTAATTCCCTAAAGGGTGCAGCCGCAGTCGATTTAAATGGGTCTTTAAGTGATAGACCGTCCGCAGAGGGCGGAGCAAAgattaataatgtaaatttg ATTGCGTTGCATCGAGCTCATTATCGCTCCAACGTGGTACCTCATATAATCGAAAATCCTACTAATGCAGCGGAGGTATTCTATAACCCACATCAAAGCACTGTCGCGCGGAAATTTTTTCGGAGGCAGAGGAGGGACATGATGAAGAGGAATAACTTGCAGACTAAACCTCCCAGGGACGTGAATAGCGATGCCACATCGGTGTTTTCCGAACCTAGACcggtgaaaaataaaaatgccgAACAAAATATGTTCGGTACCAATTCAAAG GTTAACAATACCAACATTCACGTAGAGCATatccgaaaatcacaaagaaaaaACCCTAACATTTTTTCAGATAGTGGTGACGAGTTCGAGCGTCTTAGCGATGTTCGAATGGAAAAAATAGTGATTAACGCTGAACGATTGAGGAAAAAAG AAATTTCCCGGaataaaactagaaaaaagtCGAATTTAACAGAGGAAAGCGGACCTGCCGCCCAAATGCGGACAGTATCCCAGCAGTGCACTCTGGAGTACAGTTCGGAAAATCCCCTTTCTGACTCTATTTTAGATAAGAGCGACTTGCTGTCGCCTCTATCTCCTATTAAGCCGCTTCCTGCAGCGTTAATGCATGTGCAAAAAGTATTGGGAGCAGAGAGTCGTAGCACTCCCATGGAAACTTCTGGTACCACCGACAATACTGCCCATTTAAGCACTAG GAGGGAAAATAGTCCTGTGGAGGAGGTTCATCATTATGCAGAAATTGAAGAGTTACGAAGCAGCGAATCGACGATTAGAGGGGGCAGATTCGGTTTGGGAGAAAAGAATAGTCCGTTAGCTCg TTTACGTTCCCCTTCAAATTTCTCCCGCACCAGCAGCGCCTCCGCCACTGATATAGACGAACTGTATCAGCAAATACGTCGCGGGCCCTTGCCCCTTAAAATACGACAGGGTTGCCACTTCAATGCCGAGCCTGCGCAGCCGCAACGGGCCTATTCCAGTCCTTTTTTGTCTGACTCGGAGATTACAGGTTTCACCGATGGGGGTGACAGACCGCAGACGTATTTTGAGGAAGACGTAAGTTCTGTCGACGTTGAAACTACCGTGTAA
- the Remo gene encoding adhesion G protein-coupled receptor A3 isoform X1 has translation MLIPGKMDRRFLNCLLLVLCLGTSGVLGQDYVCSKKCTCKLNSQRDGGNYLKMTCGETEKVSHLDELELLNIAADLVQLNLSNNNLKSFTPKVELIALQKLNLSVNQITDLKPYQFKETPKLKRLDLSENGLKHIDLKAFEGLRDLERLKLNHNELLTVTFGTFDSLVSLRQLDISFNPLHCDCSLLWILDYSVKQSVKLMSNPKCSSIFKGTPMRKLKVGVDIHCKSASHDNLLPLLDLKPENNQVVFEGDSLKLQCKAPAINDATNDSKLEWLWLDSHPNFPDVSMVNDFLPNPGIIVSVLYIKRLTRSHTGIWTCLYTSVQGNHSKSTTILVISEDTRYCSIITTKDNKGIYVWPKTVVNHTVTLPCNFKNDYYNTTYQTASYYCSENATWQLLDTSHCSYISDTTRILEGFSKVNSSVLESARHLKEFTSNYSIYQDVMDLVYTVEAVENYSILQPSELLGNILIDVLNNLMPLPWTYLMMSDVRFGSCRKMVGLLESIAVTHPGTSFQRENFVVEAFPSVKESFPGIKCTWFRNDLNPLDSLFSCSTNNNMPDSSVLQDKNVETSVILPDSVFVQTKNEVAGEIKNSYNVVVSMYSSSKFFPIDQSKVGKEGVTSAIVGVKIVGPAYAEPSHPIIVTIRAPHSTSYEVTPFTPVYWDQVSMRWSNQGCHFGQHWQDHVVFSCNKLGYYGLMQDVTYSNITGTYRGLFRFSHPAIYVGNVILFTSLLVAILTYILGFVAIQMPKKAKHCLVNTWTSIALLSFIYTFGIYQTEDQRLCQIVGLILHYLTLCVLLWICVALNSMYKRLSKNSDSILQDDDLPSEQPIKKPLMGLYLVGWGVGLIVCGLSAAINVREYGSYSHCFLRTGPALSAVYVPFAILFIFMVVLFLLVRCSISSLDLSHGGHLSEDSILGTQATEHVDLDLLEPSFPQQDGQSVRSYSSKTASSETEDSERSPLAQLKAHVIFLFLFLFTWLSCAFATVPPLGLVSYEADLFSGAYIICATTLSAFTLFFYCVARNDVRTLWMSMFRWMRRKRLLRPRTVSDTPPRVQIQPLPLPPISNSDAQAMSRSSSRSSGPAKTNSLKGAAAVDLNGSLSDRPSAEGGAKINNVNLIALHRAHYRSNVVPHIIENPTNAAEVFYNPHQSTVARKFFRRQRRDMMKRNNLQTKPPRDVNSDATSVFSEPRPVKNKNAEQNMFGTNSKVNNTNIHVEHIRKSQRKNPNIFSDSGDEFERLSDVRMEKIVINAERLRKKEISRNKTRKKSNLTEESGPAAQMRTVSQQCTLEYSSENPLSDSILDKSDLLSPLSPIKPLPAALMHVQKVLGAESRSTPMETSGTTDNTAHLSTRRENSPVEEVHHYAEIEELRSSESTIRGGRFGLGEKNSPLARLRSPSNFSRTSSASATDIDELYQQIRRGPLPLKIRQGCHFNAEPAQPQRAYSSPFLSDSEITGFTDGGDRPQTYFEEDVSSVDVETTV, from the exons ATGCTTATACCAGGCAAAATGGACCGCAGATTcctaaattgtttattattggtGCTATGCCTTGGGACAAGTGGTGTTTTGGGGCAAGATTATGTCTGTTCGAAGAAGTGCACCTGTAAACTGAATTCGCAAAGAGATGGAGGAAACTATTTGAAAATGACTTGCGGAGAAACTGAGAAAGTTTCCCATTTGGACGAATTGGAGTTGCTCAATATTGCTGCGGATTTAGTTCAATT GAATTtgtcaaataataatttaaaatcattcaCCCCCAAGGTGGAACTAATTGCATTACAAAAGTT gaatttgaGTGTAAATCAAATCACAGATTTAAAGCCATATCAATTCAAAGAAACACCTAAATTGAAAAGACTTGATTTGTCTGAAAATGGTCTCAAACACATAGACTTAAAGGCCTTTGAGGGGTTGAGAGATTTAGAAAGACTGAAACTAAACCATAATGAGCTTTTAACTGTGACTTTTGGAACATTCGATTCTTTAGTGAGTCTCAGGCAACT TGATATATCATTCAATCCCTTGCACTGTGACTGCAGCCTTCTCTGGATTTTAGACTATTCAGTGAAACAATCAGTAAAATTAATGTCAAATCCTAAATGTAGCAGTATCTTCAAGGGCACTCCCATGCGTAAACTTAAGGTTGGGGTTGATATTCATTGCAAATCTGCATCTCATGACAATCTTCTGCCTTTGTTGGACTTGAAACCGGAAAACAATCAGGTGGTTTTTGAGGGGGATTCTTTGAAGTTGCAGTGCAAAGCACCTGCCATTAATGACGCCACTAATGACTCGAA ATTGGAATGGTTGTGGCTTGATTCACACCCCAATTTTCCTGATGTTTCAATGGTTAATGATTTTCTTCCCAATCCTGGAATTATTGTGAGTGTTCTCTATATTAAAAGGTTGACCAGATCTCATACAGGAATTTGGACATGTTTGTATACATCAGTACAGGGAAATCATTCAAAGAGCACtacaattttagttatttctgAGGACACAAG GTACTGCTCTATCATCACCACAAAAGACAACAAGGGCATTTATGTTTGGCCCAAAACTGTGGTAAATCACACAGTAACTCTGCCTTGCAACTTTAAAAATGACTATTATAACACCACCTATCAAACTGCCTCATATTACTGCTCAGAAAACGCTACCTGGCAACTTCTGGACACCTCACATTGTTCCTATATATCAGACACCACCCGCATCTTGGAAGGCTTTTCCAAAGTCAACTCTAGTGTACTAGAAAGCGCACGCCATCTCAAGGAATTTACTTCAAATTACAGCATTTATCAAGATGTAATGGATTTGGTTTACACAGTGGAGGCAGTGGAGAATTACAGCATATTGCAGCCTAGTGAATTGTTgggcaatattttaattgatgttCTTAACAATTTAATGCCACTGCCTTGGACATATTTGATGATGAGTGATGTGCGATTTGGAAGCTGTAGAAAGATGGTGGGATTATTGGAGAGTATCGCTGTTACTCATCCGGGTACCTCGTTTCAGCGG gaaaatttcgtCGTGGAAGCCTTTCCGAGCGTCAAAGAAAGTTTCCCTGGCATAAAGTGTACTTGGTTCCGCAACGATTTGAACCCTCTGGACTCGCTTTTCTCTTGCAGCACTAACAACAACATGCCTGATTCCTCAGTTTTGCaagataaaaatgttgaaacttCGGTTATTCTGCCTGACAGCGTCTTTGTACAAACGAAAAATGag GTGGCTggggaaattaaaaattcatacaaCGTCGTAGTTTCGATGTATTCATCAAGCAAATTCTTCCCCATTGATCAAAGCAAAGTGGGCAAGGAAGGGGTTACTTCTGCAATTGTGGGAGTAAAAATCG TTGGACCTGCTTATGCAGAGCCTTCGCACCCTATTATTGTGACAATACGTGCTCCTCATTCCACTTCATACGAAGTAACCCCGTTTACCCCTGTGTATTGGGACCAGGTTTCAATGCGGTGGTCTAATCAAGGCTGCCATTTCGGTCAACATTGGCAGGACCACGTGGTGTTTTCGTGCAACAAATTGGGCTATTACGGGCTGATGCAGGACGTCACATATTCAAATATTACT GGTACATATCGAGGTCTCTTCAGGTTCTCGCACCCTGCAATTTATGTAGGTAACGTGATTTTGTTCACGTCCTTGTTGGTTGCCATTTTAACATACATTCTGGGATTTGTGGCGATTCAAATGCCAAAAAAAGCGAAGCATTGTCTGGTCAACACATGGACTTCGATAGCCCTCTTAAGTTTCATTTACACATTCGGTATTTACCAGACTGAGGACCAGAGATTGTGCCAAATTGTAGgattaattttacattatttaaccTTATGCGTTTTACTTTGGATCTGCGTTGCCCTCAATTCTATGTACAAGCGATTGAGCAAGAATTCTGACTCAATCCTACAG GACGATGATCTGCCCAGTGAACAACCAATTAAAAAACCCTTAATGGGACTCTATCTGGTGGGGTGGGGGGTGGGTTTGATAGTTTGCGGTTTATCTGCGGCGATAAATGTGCGCGAGTATGGCTCTTATTCTCATTGTTTCCTGCGTACAGGGCCCGCATTAAGCGCTGTTTACGTCCCCTTTGCCATCCTCTTCATTTTCATGGTTGTCCTTTTTTTATTGGTCCGATGTTCCATTAGTAGTTTGGACTTATCACATGGAGGTCATTTGAGTGAAG ACTCGATTTTAGGCACTCAGGCCACTGAACACGTGGACCTCGATTTGCTTGAACCAAGTTTCCCACAACAGGATGGCCAGAGTGTGCGCAGTTATTCGTCGAAAACAGCTTCTAGTGAAACTGAGGACAGCGAAAGATCACCGTTGGCCCAATTGAAGGCGCACGTTATCTTTCTGTTTCTGTTTCTGTTCACATGGTTGAGTTGTGCTTTTGCTACGGTGCCCCCTCTTGGATTAGTGTCGTATGAGGCGGATTTGTTCAGCGGCGCTTACATCATCTGCGCCACTACTTTGAGCGCGTTTACGCTATTCTTTTACTGCGTGGCCAGGAACGATGTGAGAACCTTGTGGATGTCCATGTTTCG atGGATGCGTCGCAAACGACTTTTGCGTCCGCGCACAGTCTCGGACACTCCCCCAAGGGTGCAAATACAACCCTTACCACTACCTCCTATCTCTAATAGTGATGCCCAGGCCATGTCTCGGTCCTCCAGCAGGAGTTCCGGGCCTGCCAAGACTAATTCCCTAAAGGGTGCAGCCGCAGTCGATTTAAATGGGTCTTTAAGTGATAGACCGTCCGCAGAGGGCGGAGCAAAgattaataatgtaaatttg ATTGCGTTGCATCGAGCTCATTATCGCTCCAACGTGGTACCTCATATAATCGAAAATCCTACTAATGCAGCGGAGGTATTCTATAACCCACATCAAAGCACTGTCGCGCGGAAATTTTTTCGGAGGCAGAGGAGGGACATGATGAAGAGGAATAACTTGCAGACTAAACCTCCCAGGGACGTGAATAGCGATGCCACATCGGTGTTTTCCGAACCTAGACcggtgaaaaataaaaatgccgAACAAAATATGTTCGGTACCAATTCAAAG GTTAACAATACCAACATTCACGTAGAGCATatccgaaaatcacaaagaaaaaACCCTAACATTTTTTCAGATAGTGGTGACGAGTTCGAGCGTCTTAGCGATGTTCGAATGGAAAAAATAGTGATTAACGCTGAACGATTGAGGAAAAAAG AAATTTCCCGGaataaaactagaaaaaagtCGAATTTAACAGAGGAAAGCGGACCTGCCGCCCAAATGCGGACAGTATCCCAGCAGTGCACTCTGGAGTACAGTTCGGAAAATCCCCTTTCTGACTCTATTTTAGATAAGAGCGACTTGCTGTCGCCTCTATCTCCTATTAAGCCGCTTCCTGCAGCGTTAATGCATGTGCAAAAAGTATTGGGAGCAGAGAGTCGTAGCACTCCCATGGAAACTTCTGGTACCACCGACAATACTGCCCATTTAAGCACTAG GAGGGAAAATAGTCCTGTGGAGGAGGTTCATCATTATGCAGAAATTGAAGAGTTACGAAGCAGCGAATCGACGATTAGAGGGGGCAGATTCGGTTTGGGAGAAAAGAATAGTCCGTTAGCTCg TTTACGTTCCCCTTCAAATTTCTCCCGCACCAGCAGCGCCTCCGCCACTGATATAGACGAACTGTATCAGCAAATACGTCGCGGGCCCTTGCCCCTTAAAATACGACAGGGTTGCCACTTCAATGCCGAGCCTGCGCAGCCGCAACGGGCCTATTCCAGTCCTTTTTTGTCTGACTCGGAGATTACAGGTTTCACCGATGGGGGTGACAGACCGCAGACGTATTTTGAGGAAGACGTAAGTTCTGTCGACGTTGAAACTACCGTGTAA